The following coding sequences are from one Punica granatum isolate Tunisia-2019 unplaced genomic scaffold, ASM765513v2 Contig00431, whole genome shotgun sequence window:
- the LOC116190395 gene encoding GEM-like protein 5, with translation MSATPEGSHPHKESTSPKATEAEAREVSYPPAEDTKKWGTHVMGPPAAPSAHPDNQKAATWNAGDHQQILQPYVRYDPVEKPSNNPFEPVIDMFNSWSKKAETIARNIWHNLKTGHSVSEAAWGKVNLTAKAITEGGFEPLFRQIFGTDPNESLKKTFACYLSTSTGPVAGTLYLSTARVAFCSDRPLSFTAPSGQETWSYYKVSIPFVNISAANPVVMKENPPEKYIQVVTTDGHDFWFMGFVSFEKALHHLLESVSNARAAYPVTTQ, from the exons ATGTCGGCAACTCCTGAAGGTTCACACCCCCACAAGGAATCGACTTCTCCGAAGGCTACAGAGGCCGAGGCCCGAGAAGTATCATACCCGCCTGCCGAGGACACCAAGAAATGGGGAACCCATGTTATGGGGCCGCCTGCAGCGCCCTCCGCACACCCGGACAACCAGAAGGCCGCAACGTGGAATGCCGGGGACCACCAGCAGATCCTCCAGCCCTATGTCCGGTACGACCCCGTGGAGAAGCCCAGCAACAACCCGTTCGAGCCCGTTATTGACATGTTCAACTCCTGGAGCAAGAAGGCGGAGACTATAGCCCGCAATATCTGGCACAATC TTAAAACAGGGCACTCTGTTTCTGAGGCGGCTTGGGGAAAGGTGAACCTTACGGCCAAAGCTATAACCGAAGGGGGATTCGAGCCCCTCTTCAGGCAGATATTCGGGACCGATCCAAACGAGAGCCTCAAGAAGACATTCGCTTGCTACCTCTCGACATCCACCGGCCCAGTCGCTGGAACCCTCTACCTATCGACTGCCCGTGTGGCTTTCTGCAGCGACCGCCCCTTGTCCTTCACTGCTCCTTCTGGACAGGAGACTTGGAGCTACTATAAG GTTTCAATTCCGTTCGTGAACATCTCGGCAGCGAATCCGGTGGTTATGAAGGAGAATCCGCCAGAGAAGTACATTCAGGTTGTGACCACGGACGGCCATGACTTCTGGTTCATGGGATTTGTCAGCTTCGAGAAGGCTTTGCATCACCTGCTAGAGAGCGTCTCGAATGCCCGAGCAGCGTACCCAGTTACAACCCAGTAG